The Thermocrinis ruber genomic sequence GAACTAAAGCCAAGGGAGCCGAAGATTAAATCGGTTAGCTTTGATTTTGGGATAGAGGAGATAGCTTTCAACAACTCCTTGGAGATTTTAAACATTCTCAACATAGACAAAAGCGTTAGCTTATCACCTTTTGTGGGAGGCTACAGTCAAGCAAGAAAATACTTGGAGGAGTTTATTGAGAAAAAACTGCATAGATACAAAGAGTTCAGGTCTCATCCGGAGCTTGACTATCAGTCAAACCTTAGTCCTTATTTGCACTTTGGACAGATCTCGCCCATAGAAGTGGTCCTTGAGGTTTTATCAAAGTATGGAAGGAATGATGAAAACGTAGATAGCTTTTTTAACGAGCTTATAGTTTGGAGGGAGCTTGCGAGGAACTTTTGCTACTACAATCCAAACTATAATCAGTATGAAGGTATTCCGGAATGGGCTAAAGAAACATTGGAAGAACACAAAAACGACAAGAGGGAGTATATTTACACGATTGAAGAGCTTGAAAATGCAAAAACTCACGATGAATATTGGAATTCCGCACAGTTAGAACTTTTGAAAACAGGGAAGATGCACAACTACATGAGAATGTATTGGTGCAAAAAGCTTATAGAATGGACGGATGACCCAAAGAAAGCCTTTGATATAGCGTGCTATCTGAACGATAAATACGAGCTTGATGGAAGGGACCCAAACGGTTATGCGGGAATATCTTGGTGTTTTGGAACCCACGACAGACCTTGGAAAGAGAGAAAAATCTTTGGAAAAATCCGATACATGAGTGCATCGGGCTTAGAAGCAAAGTTTGACATTAAAAAGTATGTAGAAAAAGTAAAGAACTTATGAAGCTTATTCACTCAGGACTTCAAGGGAAGAAAGAACACGCCTTAGGTCTCCCTTTATACGCACCCTTCCGCTGGCAATGTATTGAAGAATCCTCTGGGGCTTTTCTAAGAGCCTTTTAAACTCTCTGTAACCCAAGTATATTTTACTGTCTGAGATGTCCTCCTGATGAACTTCCTTTATTTTTCCCTCTCCTACCAAAAACAGGACCTTCTCAAAGCTATGGGGTAGTTCTATTGCCACCAGTATAGGAGGGGATATTTTTGTTAGCTTTTCCCTGTGTCCTTCCTCCAGCTTGTGTGCCAGAGCCCTGAGCTCTATTTTGATGTCTTCAGAAGTGGCTTTCAACATGGATTATGCTTTTCTCTCCGCAGAGCTCATTTACCAGAGCTTCCAAGTATTGATGGGCTTCCTCCTCGGTGGGATATATACCAAGGATGGCGGGGAGGAGGGGCTGGGGCAAATGAACCACCAGATTATACACCCTTCTCCTTTTGCCCTCCACCTCTATTACGCTCTCTTCTATAGAAAAGGCTATTGCATGGTAGGCGTTTATATACCTACCGCTCCTTGTCTTTATCAGTTTCATTATTTTTGCTCTTCCTCTTTCTTTTCCTCCTTGAGGGCACCTTTGGCTCCTTCAATTGCACCAACAGCGGCGCCCTTTACCACTGCAAAGGCTTTCTCCGCTATTTCCATGGCGGTTTTGCCCACCTCCGAAGCAGTTTCCACCAGCTTTTTAACTGCTTCCTGAGGAAGCTCCTTTAGAGACTTGCCCTCCTCAACGGAGAGCTTCTTCTTGAGTTCTTCCAGCTCTTGCTTGATCCTCTCTAACTCTTGCTTTAGGTCCTTCTCTTCCATGGCTAAACCTCCTTAAATTTTTTTAAGGGCATAGGTAGCTAAAGCGATAGTGCTACCGTTGTTTATTAAGGTGGCAATGCTTGGACCTATCAGTCCAAGGGCAGAGCCCACTAAGCCTACCGTGTTTGCTATGGCGTTCAGGCTGTATATTCTGGATAACTTTCTCATGAGCCCTTGGGACACATCCACCACATCCAAAAGGTGCCACAAACTGTCTCCGATAACCACATCCGCTACCTCTATGGCTATGTCCGTTCCGCTTCTTAGAGATATACCCACGTTTGCACTGGTCAGGGCTGGCGAGTCGTTTACTCCATCTCCAACAAAGACTACTATCCTGCCTTCTTCCCTGAGCTTTTTGACGATCTGAGCCTTCTCTGCGGGAAAGACCCTCGCATAAAATTGGTCCACGCCCAAAGTTTTGGCTATGTAGCTGGCTACACCCTCGTTGTCGCCAGTGCAAAGGATAACCCTCTTGCCCCTGCTTTTCAGGGCTCTGACCACATCCCTAGCTTCCTCTCTCAGTGGGTCCGAGAAGGTGATAAGCCCCACAATTTTTCTCTCTTGGACAAGATACAGGACGCTTTTTCCCTCCGAGTGGAACTTATCCACCAGCTCTCTAATCTCCTGGGAGATCTTTATTCTCTTTTTTTGCATAAATCGTGTGCTACCAAGCAAAAAGTGCTTTCCAGCAATAACGCCTTCTATACCAAGCCCTATATGATACTTGGAATCCAGTCTTGGCAATAGCGTTATTCCCCTCTCCTCCGCCAGCCTTACTATTGCCCTTGCTACAGGATGGGTGATCCTCTGCTCAAGAGATGCACCATAAAGCAGAACATCCTCCTCTGAGATGGACAAACCCACCACATCCATTATGCGAGGGTGCCCCACTGTCAGGGTGCCTGTCTTGTCCATTACAAAGGTGTCCGCTTTTGCCAAAAGCTCCAGCTTGCTTCCACTTTTTACCAAAATACCTCTCTCAGCCAGTTGGGATATGGCACTGAGAACACCCACAGGAGTAGAAAGATGCACGCCCGTGTGATAATCCACTATTAGCACAGAAGACAGCCTCTGAAGGTTTCTCGTAAGGGCATAAGCGGAAAGCCCTACTGCCATAGTAGGGAGGACGAATCTGTTGGCAAACTCTTCTGCCTTCTTTTGAATGCTCAAAGGCTCCTTTATGTTTTGCTCTATGATCTTTACTATGCCCGCAACCACCGTGTCTTCTCCCACCGCCTGAACTCTTACATAGAGCTTTCCATCCTCCACAAGGGTACCCGCATAGACCTTGTTCCCAGACCTCTTTAAAACAGGATTTGACTCGCCCGTTAGCGATGCCTGATTTACTAAAGCTTCTCCCTCTATAACCTCTCCATCTGCGGTAATCTTCTCTCCTGCATAGACTACTATGATATCCCCCACCTTTAGCTCTTCAGCCCTTACCCTTTTTGCCTGTCCGTCTGCAACCACCAGCCAAGCATAATCCTTTCTATACTCCATTAGGGCTTCTATGCTACTGTATGCCTTCCTTTCTATCTTTTCCTCCAAATAATCCCCAAGGGACAAAAGCCAAGCCATAAGCTGGGCGGAGAAGGGGCTACCCGAAAGGGAGGTGAGAACTACGGCGGACGCATCAAGAGTATGAACATCTATCTTCCTTCTTTTCAGAGAGTTAAAGGCTTTTCTAAAGACGGGCAGGCTGGAGAAGAGGGCGAGACCTCTCAAAAGAGGGTTTGGTAGAGGCAGAAAATTTAGCAATAGCCCAAGGCTTGCCACTCCAAACCAAAAGCTATCGCCTCCATCCTTCTCTGGGCTAATTCTAACCTTTTCTTTGCTGAGGTCCTCCAAAAAGAGTTCAGGGGTAGAAGTTTGAAGGTAGTTTATAAAGCCTATCAGGTCAAACTCAGATGGCTCGTAGCGTATGGTTATACTTCCTGAGGATTTGCTGTAAGCTACTTCCTTTACACCTCCGAACTTCTCAAAGAAGGCTCCTATGACCTCCTCCGGGTGGTGGAGTAGGCTAAAAAGAGGCGAGGAGATTTTGAGGCTACCTGCCCTGAGCCTTTTGATCTGGTAAGGTATGGGCATCAGCCTTCCTCTTTCTTCTCTTGAAGTTTGCTCTCCAATGCTTTAATTAGGGCTTCTATTTCCTTTTGAGCTTCTTCTAACTTTTTGTGCTCTTGCATTCTGCTTAGCATATAGGCACCAAGAATGCCAAGTCCAAAACCCAAGGCAAAGCTAAAGGGTCCCGAACAGAAAGTCCTGCTTAGGATCTGACTAAAGTTCATCTCTTAACCTCCTTACAGGTTTTGTTTTATGCGTTGCAAAGCTTCCTGCTGTTTTTGGAGTATCTCAAGCTTTCTTTCAATCTCTAACTTATAAAGGTGTTTTGCCTCTGCCACCACATCCTCCCAGAACTCCTTGTTCTCATCTATGCTGGCTGACAGCCACTCCTTGAAGGCTATAACCTCCTTGGTGGCAGACACCAGCAAAGGTCTTGAGTCCTTTAAGAGCCTGTTTAGTACCACAAGACCCACAAATGCTCCCACACCGTAAAGGAGCATGTTGGTGCTTAGGCATCCTCCTATGGTGGATGGAATGTTAAAGTTCAGCATCCTTTACCTCCCAAAGGTAGTTTTAAGGGTAGGTACAATAAACATAGTGCATAAAGAAAAACTTAGCAATCCTACCGCAAAACCAAAGGTAAAAACAGAAAAGGCAAGCTTGAGGGCAGGGTGCTTGATGAAAGGAGAAAGATAAAAATGCAAATCTTCAATCGTTAGACTTTCCCTTCTCTCTAAGTTCTTACGCAGGCTTTCTAATAGGGCTTGGTCCTCTACTTTGAGTTTTAAAGTCTTGTAACCTTCCTTTTCTATTGTTATACCCTTTAAACCCTCCACCCTACTTTTAAAGAGAACCTTCTCCTCCACGCTATCAAAGTATATGCTCAGCATGTTGCCATAGGTGGCTACGTGATTTATCATTAGCTATATTGTAAAGGTAAAACGTTAAGAAATTGTTAAGAAAAAGGGGAAGATTTGAGGACGGCAACTTTTTAGCTTAAGGAAGCGTACATGAAGAAGAGGCAAGCCATCTAAAGACGGTTCTGCACTTAAGGAAACCCCTTCCTTAAGAGAGTTGGTCCAAACAGGCAAGCAAAAAAAGAGAGGAAAACCCAAAAATACGAAGATGCTTTGATCCTCACCCTGTGGCAAGAAAAGCACCCATTGCCTGCTCACTGCTTTTAATCATAGCCTTTTGATCAATGCCTATGAAAGTGCTGGGCTGGGAAAAAGAGTATGGCAATCAGACTGAACAATGTCAGCAAAAGATATACCACCGGAAGGATGGAGGAAACTAAGAATACTGAAAGACGCCTGTCTTTTCCAATAAACTCTGTTCTTCTCCAGAGTATATGCATGCTCCAGAATCCCGCTACGAACGGGAAAATCCTAAAGATATGTAGCCAATGGTCTCCTCTCTTTGCTAAAGGTTCCGCTTGTATGCCAAGCCCAAAAGCTTGAGAAAAGCCATTTACTATGTTGTGGTAATACTCTATAAAGAAGAACTCAAGCACGTGGGAAAGGCCTCCCACTATCATCAAAGGTGCGAAGGCGTATCCAAGGGTGAGAAGGACTTCTCTAAAGCTTTTTCCTGTAATCTTGGCTATTAGAGTGAAGCTTGCCCAGACTAAAAACAGCACCAAGGAAAGTGCCATCAACATGGCAACAAGCCCGGTCATATCCACCCACTTGGGAAGACCAAAGGTCTTTTGTAGATAGTTTCCAACTATCACCCAAGGCATGTATTCAGAAAGGGCAGTTCTTGATAGTCCATGATGAAATCGCATGGTAAAGGTTATTACCGCCACAAGGAGTATATAGACCATAACCTCTATCATTTTTGAATTTTTGATCCTTTCGTAAAGGGAATATCCAAACTTTCTAAACTCCAGCTTTACCGCGTCGCACGCATGGGCACACTCCATGCACATGGTGCAGTACATCATAGACTTTCTTTCTTCAAACTTTGAAGGGTTTAGCTCGTAGGGACATGCCAAAGCACAGTCGGGCTTTTTACAGCTTTTACACTCTTCCTCGTAGGTGGAAAGCCATACAGGAGATGTCCTTGCAAAGGCGGTATTAACAGAACCGATGGGACATATATATTTACAGTAAGCCATACCTCTAAATAGGGAGAAGAATAGTATTGAAAGTATGGTGAAAAATAGGAAGAAAATTGCCGTGATAAGTGGGCTTTTCAAAAAGCCTGGAAAAGTATATATCACAAACCAGTAGGCTAAGATGTTGAAGCCTATAAGACCTATGTAGGGATTGGCAAGCCATCTGGGAACCCTTAACTTTAATCCAAACTTGGTTATGTGCTTTCCCAAAAATCCGTGGGGACAGACCATACAGAAGACATTTCCAAGGGTTGGAAGCGTTATAACCATGAAGAAGGGCCAAAATATGGACCAAAACACCGCAGTGGTAAATATGTTCTCTTTGGTAGGGTTGAGTATGCCGTATATTATGGCATAAACAAGCAGGAATAGAGTAGTAAGCCTGTAAAGGGTAAGCATGTATTTGTTTTTAAAGAAAAAGCTAAGCACGGGTATGCCAAAGATGTCCCTTTGGCTTCTCTTGGCTATGAAATGAACCCTTTGTGTTTGCATGATAAAACCTCCTTAAAAGTTGTAGGTAAGCCTTACTAAAAAGGTCCTTGGTGGACCCGGAGCATATCTCTTTACGCCAGAGGTGTCCTTTGTAACCTCCACCGCATACTTTTTGTCAAAGAGGTTATCCACCGTGAGGGATAGGTCCAGATTGCCCCTGCTGTAGCCCACGCTGGCACTGGTGAGAAACTCATAACCTTCATACTTTTCCGTGTTTGCGTTGTCCATGTAGTAGCTTCCCCAAGTATCTGCTTGCACTCGGAACCTAAAGCCAGAGGTATGCTTGTAGCTTATAAAGGCAGAGTATTGATGTATCGGAATATAAGGAAGCCTGTTTCCGCTTCTATCTATGTTTGTGCTACCAACCAGCTCACTAAACCTTTTAAACTTATAATCCGAGTAGGCGTATGATGCTCCAACCTCTAAACCTTCTATCAGTTGATAAGTTCCAGCGAATTCAAAGCCCTTCTTCTGCGTCTTTCCTGCATTGGTAAATGTAGTTTGTCCACCGGGTTGAATTACCCTAACCACTTCATCCTTAACATCCATAAGATAAAGGGCTGTGTCAAAGGAAAACTTCTTGTGCCTTGCCTTTAAGCCCACCTCGTAGTTTATAACCTTTGCAAGCTCTAAGTTTGGGTTTGAAGAAAGCTCACCGCTGGTGGGCGTGTTGGCTCCTGTGGAAATGTTTCCGTAGATGTTAAGTATGGGTGTTAGCTTGTAAAGAAATCCAACCCTTGGGCTAAAGACGGTGTAAGTTTTTTCTCTTGAGTAGGCAAAACAGTTTTCTATGCCTGAAGCTGGACACATCTTGTAATTGCCCGCACTAAAGCTGTAATCTCCCCACTTGTATCCGCTTATGTCAAAATTCACCCTATCAATCCTTGCGCCTACATCTAAGATCCACCTCTCCCTTTGGAAAGACTGCTGAAGAAACACACCCGCCAAAGTGGTTTTTTGATCTTGCTTTTCCAAAAGGTCTCCCTTGTTGTCCGAAAGGGTGCTTACGATCCTCCCTCCTACTACTTGAACATCCCTGTATTTGAAGTAATTCGTCTTTTGTTCATCGTGCCTTATGGTAAAGCCTGTGGTTAATATGCCAAGGCTGTGTTTGTAGTTAGCCTGAAGGTCTGCCCCATAGACCCATGTGTCCGCATCGTTTATCCTACCAGTTACAGGGTGGTAGTGTTGCCAGTGGTTGAGGTATACCAAAGGAACAAGCTCCCAATTTCCAAAGCTCTTTGTTAGCTTTGAACTGAAGAAGAATATCTCCGAGTATCTTCCCATATGCTTCCATGCCTCTGCGGTTCTTGGAACCTTTCCAGTGCGTAAAAACTCAGACCACTGGTCTGTTCCGGGTCTAACTACCAAAGCTCCGGGCAACTGTAAGCTTGCCTTTGTATAGCTAACATAGTTTTCCCAAGTGTCTCCATTTTCAAACATATAGGAAGGTTGAAGGGTTATCTGGTTTGTCCAGAATTTGTTCCAAGGTCTCCAAGAGTTGTCGGTTTGCCTCCTGCTTGCGTTAAAGCCCAAGTAAAAGCCCTTTCCAATGAGTGTGGAGTAATAAAGGTTGTGATTCTGTGTGTTGTAGTCTCCAAAGCCCAGCTTTATAAAGCCCCCTTTCCTTTCAAAGGGATTTTTTGTTATCACATTTATAACGCCCCCGGACGCATTCACACCCCAAAGGGTTGAGTTGGGACCCTTTACCACCTCCACCCTTTCAATGAGGGATGTATCCACAAAGTCAAGCCTTGTAAGGCTGTCCGGGTCGGTGATAGGGACGCCGTTAAGCAATATCATGATCTCCCTTACGCCGTAGGTCGCCTTTAACCCCGCACCCCTTATTATCAACCTTGTGTCGTAGCCTTGATTTCTTGAGACAACATTTACACCAGGCACTCCCTGCAGTGCATCGTAGAGGTTTAACATAGGTTTCTCTTGGATCTTTTCTTTTCCTATCACGCTTACGCTTGCTGGCACATCCTCTGTCTTTCTCTCGGTCCTTGTGGCAGTCACGCTCACCTCCTTGAGTTCCACATCCTTACCAAAGGAGACCGCCCCAAGCAAAAGCAACGTATAGACCACCCTTTTCATACTCTTTCCCTCCTGATGTTAGTTTTGTGTAAATTATAACATAAATTTCAAGTCAAGATGTGTTATAATTAACCCATGCACATTCTAAAGGAGCTTGTTGATTACGGCATCATAGGGCTACTCTTACTGCTGAGCTTTTTTGCCATAGCCATAGCCCTTGATCGGTGGAGTTTTTACAGAAAGGTTGAAGTGGAAAGGTTCAAGACCAAGCAGGAGTTAGAGATGGAGCTAACAAAGGGTTTGACCTTTATAGCGTCCGTTGCGTCCAATGCACCCTACATAGGGCTCTTGGGCACAGTTCTTGGCATAATGCTGACCTTTTACACCATAGGGCAGGAGGGCTTTGTGGATACAAAAAAGGTGATGGTGGGCTTGGCGTTAGCCCTCAAGGCTACCGCAGTGGGTCTGTTGGTGGCTATTCCTTCCTCTGTTCTTTACAACCTACTTTTAAAAAAGGTAAAAAACCTTTTGCTCTTGTGGGAGATAAAGAATGGAAGATAAGGAATTCAGTTCCATAAATGTGATCCCTTTGGTGGATATAATGCTCGTGCTACTTACCATTGTGCTCATCACCGCTACCTTTGTGGTGCAGGGAAGCATTCCCGTCCAGCTACCCCAAGCAAAGGCAAGCCACGAGGAAAATCTAAAGGGACTTTTTATAACCATAACCCAGGAAGGAACGATTTTTTTTGAAGACCAGAAGGTCTCCCTTTCGGAGCTTGAGAGGGAGCTTGAAAAATATCAGAGGGACAGCCAAGTGCAGGTGATGGCAGACAGGAGGGCAACGGTTCAGAGCTTGGTGGATGTTTTAGACCTTCTCAAAAGGCTTGGCTTTAAAAAGGTTTCCATAAAAACAGAGGTAAAAGGATGAGGGAAATTTTCAAGGCATACAGCCTTTCCTTTTTGATCCACTCCCTTTTACTCTTTGGCTTTTTCCTCCTCACTCAGAGGCTCACTCTCTCCGAGAAGAGGCTCATTGAAATAGACCTATCCCTTGAAAATTTGCAAAGACAACCCCAAACAGACCTTTCCCAAAAAGCCCAACCCTTGCCCGCAAGACCGCCTCAGACCCAGCCAGTCCCACAAGCACCCATTCCTCCTACAAAAGAGGAAATAAAAAGCTCAACAATGGAACAATCAAAGCAGGAAGAAAGGTTAATCCAAGCTACAAGCCCACCAAACGCAGACCCTCTCCAAAAAGCCCAACCCTTGCCCGCAAGACTTCTTCAGACCCAACCAGTCCCACAAGCAACCATTCCTCCTACAAAGGAGGAAATAAAAAGCCCAACCGCAAAACAGCTAAAGCAGGAAGAAAAGCAAAGCCAAGTCCAAAGCCCACCAAAGCCCGCAGAGGCAGAAATTAGAGAAACTCAAACCTCTCAAGTCCAAACCCTCCCACCGTTAAAAGAAGAAACAAAGAGTAAAACCGCAGAACACCTAGGGCAAGGAGAAAGACCTCTCCAAGCCAAAGAAATTACCCAAAAGCCCGCAAGTCAAGAGAGAGAAGGGAAAGAACATCAGGCTCAAACTAACAAAAGCGTGGAGAGTTCTTCAAGACCTACATCTTCTTCCACACATACCAGCCCATATCCTTCAGAGAGTTCAAAACTCACGGATGAAAGTAAAAGATTAGCCTTAGAGGAGAGCTTCCTCAGGGAAAGGCTCTCGGTCATATCAAACATAGTCCAAAGGCATATAAACTATCCACCCATAGCCAGAAGGATGGGATGGGAGGGAAAAGTCCTTGTCAGCTTTGTTTTGGAACCAAACGGAAATATAAGAGACCTGAAGGTTCTAAAAAGCTCTGGATACGAAGTTTTAGACAAAGAGGCTTTGGACGCAATAAGGAGAAGCTACAGAGATTTTCCCAAACCTCCGGTTAGCGTAGTGGTAAAACTGCCAATCAATTTCAGACTTGAATAGCTATAAATCCCTTTCAAGGATAAGTTCTTTCTCCTCGCTATGAGAAAGCTTCCTGTGGATCAGAACCTTTAGGTTTTTGATATCTTGAGGTAGTTCTATCTCGTAAGGTTTTCCGTGTTCTAAGGCGGTCTTTGCTTGGGCGGAGAGTAGCCTTCTTATGGTTTGCTTTCCTTGAGGGGTATTAACAATAACTGTTATGTAAAGCTTAGGGTCTCCTTGGTCTGCGGTGGGAAGGTTGTGGGGCACGCCCACATTGGTTATGTAAAGCTTTCCGTCCTTTACCTCAAGCAACAAATCCTCGGGCTTTGCCTTTAGGGCTGGGAATTCGTGGGAATGTCTTGGCTTTGCTAAATGGAATAGATGAAAGGGAAACTTTTGAATTAAGTCCCTTTTGCCGAGGCTTGGCATGTGGCAGTCCTGACAACTCTTTTGGGTTTTTACCATCTGCCACTGTTTGAAGGTTTCTTGGTGACAACCTGCACAGAAGTTAGAACGAAGGTAGCTAAGGTCCTCCCTTGATGGATGTGGAGGAGACCAAACCTTCAGAGGTCCGTGCATAGCTTTAGTTTCCTCCTTGAAGTGGCAGGCAACACAGCTAACGCCATCCTCTTTGAACTCCACCCTCAGAATGGGTTTTTTATCTGGGTCCACTTGATGTGGCGCATGGCAGGAAAGGCATTTGTTCTTTGTGTAGTTTTCCGACTCTAAACGAAATTGCTCGCTGACCCATGCCTTTGCATGCCGGCTCTTTTCCCACTCCTTAAAGATCTCTGCGTGGCAATCCGCACACCTTTTTGCCTGCGGTCTTTCTAATAGATCCTCCTCCCTTGCCAACTCCTCAAATTTTCCACACCCAAAGAGAAGAAGTGAAAAAAGCACAAGCAGAATCATTTCCTAAAGGCTTCTTGCACCATAGCAGGGACCAGGTGTAGATTGTGGCATTTATTGCAGGATTGCCCTATTACGCTCATAGCCCTGAAGATGGCTTCCCTGTTGGGTTGAGGTTCCTTCAAGAGCCTTTGAATGGACGCAAGGGCTTGCTCGTGGTCCTTTCCGTGTATTCTATCCACAACTGTTTTGTCTGTATGACACTTGGAACATATAGCCTCCGTTCCCTTGACCCTTTCCACTACCTGCTCTCCCGCCTCCCTTGCCTTTTGAACATCACCCTGCATGAGGAAAATCCTCAGGGCTTTCATGGAATCCGAGAGCTTTCTCATGTATTCCTTTGGACTAAGCTGGACAAACTCTACAGGGTCCTCCATCTTTAAGGTGGCAAAGGGTGGATAATGATAAACGAGCTTTACCGCTATTTGATTCTCTGCGTGACATTTGTTGCAGGTTTCTCCCAGCTCTCTGGATGCCTTTATCACTTGGTCTGGGTTCTTTGCCCTCACTGCACTTATAAGCTGGTCTGCCAAGGCGGGCTTGAAATAATCTTTCCATTCTGGCACCATGTTTTGGGCCCTCGTGTAGGCATCCTTTAGTCTGTTAGCCCAATCTAAAGCCCTGTCCCATCTTCCTTCGTTTATGTTCAGCCTCACTCCATAAAAGGCAGTGCTCATCTCGTTCATAACAGACACATACTCAAACCTGTTGGACTGAGGAGGATAGTACTTTCCCAAAGAAGCGGGAGGCTTTTTTAGGATCACCTGGTCTGCACCAAAGCTCAAGCCAAGAGTAGCAAAAAGGACCAAAATTTTTTTCATGACCTTCCCTCCTTTGAGTGAATTTTATTCTTTTGGTTTTAAGGAGGCAAGCTTATAAGGGTTGTAGAATATACTTATGAACTTAAAGGACTTTGACTACTACCTTCCTCCGGAGCTAATTGCCAAATATCCGGCAGTCCCACGCCACAGTGCAAGGCTTATGGTTCTGAACAGAAAAGACAAAAGCATAAAGCACGACATTTTTTGGAACCTTCCTCAATACTTGGAGGAAGGAGACCTTTTGGTCTTTAACAACTCAAAGGTTTTGCCCGCAAGACTTTACGGTAGAAAACCTACCGGTGGCAAGGTAGAGATCTTGCTAACAGATTACATAGACAAACACACATGGGACGCCCTAATAGGAGGAAAGGGTAT encodes the following:
- the exbB gene encoding TonB-system energizer ExbB, with amino-acid sequence MHILKELVDYGIIGLLLLLSFFAIAIALDRWSFYRKVEVERFKTKQELEMELTKGLTFIASVASNAPYIGLLGTVLGIMLTFYTIGQEGFVDTKKVMVGLALALKATAVGLLVAIPSSVLYNLLLKKVKNLLLLWEIKNGR
- a CDS encoding energy transducer TonB codes for the protein MREIFKAYSLSFLIHSLLLFGFFLLTQRLTLSEKRLIEIDLSLENLQRQPQTDLSQKAQPLPARPPQTQPVPQAPIPPTKEEIKSSTMEQSKQEERLIQATSPPNADPLQKAQPLPARLLQTQPVPQATIPPTKEEIKSPTAKQLKQEEKQSQVQSPPKPAEAEIRETQTSQVQTLPPLKEETKSKTAEHLGQGERPLQAKEITQKPASQEREGKEHQAQTNKSVESSSRPTSSSTHTSPYPSESSKLTDESKRLALEESFLRERLSVISNIVQRHINYPPIARRMGWEGKVLVSFVLEPNGNIRDLKVLKSSGYEVLDKEALDAIRRSYRDFPKPPVSVVVKLPINFRLE
- a CDS encoding ExbD/TolR family protein, yielding MEDKEFSSINVIPLVDIMLVLLTIVLITATFVVQGSIPVQLPQAKASHEENLKGLFITITQEGTIFFEDQKVSLSELERELEKYQRDSQVQVMADRRATVQSLVDVLDLLKRLGFKKVSIKTEVKG
- a CDS encoding 4Fe-4S binding protein; amino-acid sequence: MQTQRVHFIAKRSQRDIFGIPVLSFFFKNKYMLTLYRLTTLFLLVYAIIYGILNPTKENIFTTAVFWSIFWPFFMVITLPTLGNVFCMVCPHGFLGKHITKFGLKLRVPRWLANPYIGLIGFNILAYWFVIYTFPGFLKSPLITAIFFLFFTILSILFFSLFRGMAYCKYICPIGSVNTAFARTSPVWLSTYEEECKSCKKPDCALACPYELNPSKFEERKSMMYCTMCMECAHACDAVKLEFRKFGYSLYERIKNSKMIEVMVYILLVAVITFTMRFHHGLSRTALSEYMPWVIVGNYLQKTFGLPKWVDMTGLVAMLMALSLVLFLVWASFTLIAKITGKSFREVLLTLGYAFAPLMIVGGLSHVLEFFFIEYYHNIVNGFSQAFGLGIQAEPLAKRGDHWLHIFRIFPFVAGFWSMHILWRRTEFIGKDRRLSVFLVSSILPVVYLLLTLFSLIAILFFPAQHFHRH
- a CDS encoding deoxyribodipyrimidine photo-lyase, translating into MEQEFTGRVKVINRRQFNTNGKYIIYWISHSHRAHFNHSLEFAIELSNQSGKPLLVYFLITDKYKYSNARYYKFMLDGILEAKKSVEERGIKFAIEKVNDIRQRIIELSENAYALITDKAYLKYHRKLNKYIADRLDVPVYEIESDVCVPVEIASDRQEPYAFTFRKKIYSLLDKYIVELKPREPKIKSVSFDFGIEEIAFNNSLEILNILNIDKSVSLSPFVGGYSQARKYLEEFIEKKLHRYKEFRSHPELDYQSNLSPYLHFGQISPIEVVLEVLSKYGRNDENVDSFFNELIVWRELARNFCYYNPNYNQYEGIPEWAKETLEEHKNDKREYIYTIEELENAKTHDEYWNSAQLELLKTGKMHNYMRMYWCKKLIEWTDDPKKAFDIACYLNDKYELDGRDPNGYAGISWCFGTHDRPWKERKIFGKIRYMSASGLEAKFDIKKYVEKVKNL
- a CDS encoding SCP2 sterol-binding domain-containing protein; translation: MLKATSEDIKIELRALAHKLEEGHREKLTKISPPILVAIELPHSFEKVLFLVGEGKIKEVHQEDISDSKIYLGYREFKRLLEKPQRILQYIASGRVRIKGDLRRVLSSLEVLSE
- a CDS encoding heavy metal translocating P-type ATPase; the encoded protein is MPIPYQIKRLRAGSLKISSPLFSLLHHPEEVIGAFFEKFGGVKEVAYSKSSGSITIRYEPSEFDLIGFINYLQTSTPELFLEDLSKEKVRISPEKDGGDSFWFGVASLGLLLNFLPLPNPLLRGLALFSSLPVFRKAFNSLKRRKIDVHTLDASAVVLTSLSGSPFSAQLMAWLLSLGDYLEEKIERKAYSSIEALMEYRKDYAWLVVADGQAKRVRAEELKVGDIIVVYAGEKITADGEVIEGEALVNQASLTGESNPVLKRSGNKVYAGTLVEDGKLYVRVQAVGEDTVVAGIVKIIEQNIKEPLSIQKKAEEFANRFVLPTMAVGLSAYALTRNLQRLSSVLIVDYHTGVHLSTPVGVLSAISQLAERGILVKSGSKLELLAKADTFVMDKTGTLTVGHPRIMDVVGLSISEEDVLLYGASLEQRITHPVARAIVRLAEERGITLLPRLDSKYHIGLGIEGVIAGKHFLLGSTRFMQKKRIKISQEIRELVDKFHSEGKSVLYLVQERKIVGLITFSDPLREEARDVVRALKSRGKRVILCTGDNEGVASYIAKTLGVDQFYARVFPAEKAQIVKKLREEGRIVVFVGDGVNDSPALTSANVGISLRSGTDIAIEVADVVIGDSLWHLLDVVDVSQGLMRKLSRIYSLNAIANTVGLVGSALGLIGPSIATLINNGSTIALATYALKKI
- a CDS encoding TonB-dependent receptor, with the translated sequence MKRVVYTLLLLGAVSFGKDVELKEVSVTATRTERKTEDVPASVSVIGKEKIQEKPMLNLYDALQGVPGVNVVSRNQGYDTRLIIRGAGLKATYGVREIMILLNGVPITDPDSLTRLDFVDTSLIERVEVVKGPNSTLWGVNASGGVINVITKNPFERKGGFIKLGFGDYNTQNHNLYYSTLIGKGFYLGFNASRRQTDNSWRPWNKFWTNQITLQPSYMFENGDTWENYVSYTKASLQLPGALVVRPGTDQWSEFLRTGKVPRTAEAWKHMGRYSEIFFFSSKLTKSFGNWELVPLVYLNHWQHYHPVTGRINDADTWVYGADLQANYKHSLGILTTGFTIRHDEQKTNYFKYRDVQVVGGRIVSTLSDNKGDLLEKQDQKTTLAGVFLQQSFQRERWILDVGARIDRVNFDISGYKWGDYSFSAGNYKMCPASGIENCFAYSREKTYTVFSPRVGFLYKLTPILNIYGNISTGANTPTSGELSSNPNLELAKVINYEVGLKARHKKFSFDTALYLMDVKDEVVRVIQPGGQTTFTNAGKTQKKGFEFAGTYQLIEGLEVGASYAYSDYKFKRFSELVGSTNIDRSGNRLPYIPIHQYSAFISYKHTSGFRFRVQADTWGSYYMDNANTEKYEGYEFLTSASVGYSRGNLDLSLTVDNLFDKKYAVEVTKDTSGVKRYAPGPPRTFLVRLTYNF